TTAATTTATCTCACTTATTAAATTGAAACTTTAAATCTATTTCAATAGTATCAAAACATTGGTTTTGGAAATGTGACTATATAAATTACTAGCAGTACCACAAAACCAGTTGAATCAGAAAGGCAGGTAAACACTCCATTAATTGCAAATTATTACATTTGGGAATAGGCATCAAGAAGGTCTCTTTCTTGAAATTCCTTAAATCACAAGATAAGTTAAGaactaattttcattttcaagctCCTCTTTTTGCTTATCCTCACTAGCATTCAACCAGAAGAATAATGTTGGCAACAGGATGACTTTTGAAAGTCTGCCAACCCCTGATTTTAATCAACATATATTAGAGTAGAAAGCATAAAGTTTGCGCTTCACAAGTGTAGCAAATTATACATACGCAATATacttttgctgaatgaatgattaaaCTGCATGTGCagatatacatgtatacatacacacataaatattcTGTCAGCTCTGTTTCTCCGGAAAACTTTGCCTTGTTCTCTTCAGAAAGGCGTaagtttttctttactttctgctGCTGGGCCCACATTAGATACTCATTTAGGTATAgtaaaatgactgaaaaaaagaagaaaaaaacttttccaaggtaaaaatacttaaaacaggATGTTCTTTGtttactttattttccaaaattgtatTCTGCTGTCAGATTCTTCTATAAACTATCATCTCAGAAGTGGTTTCCCCCCAAGACAACACTCTATCATGCCAGGTGGATTAATCCGTATTCAATGAGTATGGGGATGATTATCTACTTAGAGAATGATCTCTATCTCTagttatctctctctctctgaatttgtaTATTTCATGTCTTGTTATCAGTCCTGGCAACAAGCCAGACATCAGGGAGATGGAAACAAAGATAAGCCAGTCTGCTTTTCATTAGGAGTGTTGCTACAAAAGATTTGATAGGTTGAAAACATTGATTAAAATGAATCTTATGAATTATGGTAGATTTTAATTTTCCATGTCACATTCACCACTGACAAAAGAATTGGATGCTCTAAGCTACTATTTGATATATACTGGAAACAATATTTTAGTGACTTGAAATAATTAGCGACTTCCAATGGAACCCAGAGAGTTGCTCAGGTACCAAGAAACTGGttctgaaaattatattttcaggACAGCTTTACCTCTGAGGTACTTGAGTGcaaaactcaaaaataataaCTTCCTGAGACCATTAAGGTAGAGattcagcttttaaaaagtacattatGAATCCTTAACTCTTTTCCCAATTTCCAAATCAGATGACCCTTATATAGAAATACTACACTTTTTCAAATTTCATGATTTGCATTATCTGTATggtaataaaattatatattttttcaggtaGGTCCTGAAACACCTAGAATACATTTATACTGCCTTAACTTTCCCTTTTGTTCTACCTAATATTCCACAAATTAGGGTGATGGGACTGGAGATTGAAAGCTTCAAGAGATAGAACCCACAGTTGTTACACAGGCTAAATTCCTCCAGACAGCATCTAAAAATTAATGGTCACATTTCAACATGGTACAAACTGAACCTGGGTCACCTTACATAGTAGAGTACCAAAGGTCACTTCAGTATCATCAATCACTTTATGATGAGTTTTAGAGGAGGTGACATTCAAAAGAGGATTATATGTCCCAGAATCTTGACATTAACAAAAGGCAGAAGACACTGAtgacaaagaggaaagagaataaaggggaaaaaaaaaaaaaaaaaaactgctaaaaatgaagggaaaaaaaatctatgaaaaagtAGTACACATTTATTGTATCGTGACTTACACTGCATATATATTCACTAGTGTTTTTAAACAGGTTAAGTTGGTTTAGTAAAAGTCCAAAGCAACTTCCCCAAGAAACAAGATATGAAAGAGAAAGCCTTAGTTTAAAGTGAATACTCAATATATAACTAGAACTAGACTTAGGAGATGGAAAAttaacaatggaataagagattATTAATTGGTTTTGCTGACAATAATTATTTCTCGGGTTGGCAAATGAATAATTTAATGTAAGTTTTAAACTGAACATGGGCCAAATAGAACAAAAAGTCTGTTTCTGAATAACAGGCAAATTTTCCTACTGCAGTCACTTGTTTATTTTACACTATTCTTCATGAGGATGCTGTCATTGATGACCTACactttggagaggatgtggaaatcTGGAACACGGCTTAGTAGGCACATaaatggtacaaccattttggaaaccTATTTGGCATTATCTAAGAACACATGTATATCTTAAAACCCAGAAGTTCCACCCCTTGgaatatatacaacatatatatgtataaacacacacgtacacactaCAATGACATATCCTAGAATATTTATAGCAACTCTATTCATAATGGCCTCAAACTGGAGTACCTACACacccatcaacagtagaatggataagtAAATTGGGGTATATTTACTCAATGAAATACCATCACAATGGACAATCTACAACCACTCCAAATGATATGGATATATCTCACAGACACAATGTCAAGTGAAAGGAGCTAAAACAAAAGAGTTTGTATTTGTAGacttacatttatataaagttcagaaACATGCAAAAGAAATTTATGTTTTTAGAAGTCAGGATACTCTTTGTCTTTGGAAGCATAGTGACTGCAAGCGGGCATATAGAGGTCTTTTAGGGagctaataattttttattcttgatcTGGGTACTGGTTAtataagaaaaatgacagctttgTTCggtcccccccccccatcctaGTGGCACATTCACACCACTCATGGGGTGCTATGGGTTACAGATGaataattttacaaagaaaataagacagTCCATACTCTTCTTTTTGTGAACACTAGGGAGATAATAAATACATCATATATATTATGTCATACAGGGCTAACACAAATATTAAGCCTTTTTATTTCACTCCAAAACACAAGATAGATTATTTGTCTGGATGGGCAATAagttcttctttccctttcttggcATTTCTGCAAGTCAGATCCCCCTGAAATTATGTTGTCTCATTCCACATGGATTTACATTGGGAAGAGAAACCTAATGTGAGCTTGTCCATGAGTATCTCAGCCAAGAATTAGGAAAGCAGCACATACAACAGAAGATGTACAAAATTATCTTTGTCTGCCTCAGCAATGAAATCTTTCAGTTACCTGAGATCGGGACAGGGGTGCTTCTTCATAGACCTACTGAATCATGCTTTTCCCCAGGTACAGCTCAAAGATGGCAGaaggtttcattttgttttgtttttctctcccccAAAGGGACTACCCTTTCACTAGAGAATGCATTTATGTCATCAAGCAAAAGTGATTCTTAAACAGGACATAAATGTGCCTTTTGGATGAGAACACTAGTTGGATTCATCTAATTTTTCATTCTCTATCTGTATAAACACTGCCATTACatggaaagaaaaatctcttaaAACCAAGGATATTTTACAGAGTTAAATCTCTCTTCTCAGTCAATCTATTTTGTTATCCTATATAAACACATTCTGCCATTACATTCTTTTATCCATAGCAACATCAAGTGGATAATCCACAAATCAATTTAGACAAGTTAATAGCCAAAAGAGATCAAGCAACAAGCATTAGAAGCATAATATTTACAGGCACCATTCTAAAAATTTGTGTGTCAGAGAAAAGTTTGATCTGGCCAACTTTCCTTCTAATCCAAGAATTTAAATGTGCATGATgtcttctgaaaaacaaaaattcatcACCTGATTATTCTCTGCTTGTGACAtctgtggtggattgaactgtgtaTACCCCAGTGtgaacatgttcttggtcttggtttgcattctggtggatgtggacccattgtaaataaaatccCCTCTAGatcttacttcagttaaggggtggtCCAATTGAATCAGgcctttaatctggattactggagtcctttgtaagcagagcAAAAATTACACGGAGAGAGAAatcacagggagcagccagaagctggaagtcaacccGAAGTTGGAGAAGAAAGGCAAAGACATCagcatgtgcattgccacatgccAGAAAAGCCAGGAATTCCAAAGACTGCAGGCTGGCCAGAAGATCACCAtgctggaggaagcaagccttccagcctccgaaacccagacaataaattcctgttgttaaccaacccattgtatggtatttgttttagcagctaggaaataaAACAACATCTATGTTTTGGGGGCAGACAGGGCCAGATGTATCaagccaaaataataataataaggtatTATTATAGGACACATTACTGCTATTGACTTTTAACTTCCAATTGTTTTCTACCTTAAATTTTTCTACATACGAAACTTTTTGAGGATTACATGAAATAATGTAATAGAAAAGTATATTGCAAAtttgtttttgtcattattttaatgtAGTAACACTAACTAAACAAATACTTCTAGAGAGTATTTCACCATATCAAAACTCTTCCTTTAGTTGTCATAGCTTTCTTtacctttctccttctcctttctctcttctccctcctcttctgttaCAATAACCAAAAAGCAAAGGCAAATTCACTCAAGAGACTGGAGTCTGATCTGAGAACATGGTCAGTAATGAGGTTAATCTCCAGATGGTTCCACGGACTTGGTGCAATTCTGAGTTATGGCTTGCCCACTCAGGACAGGAAATGTACTCCTGGACATACAGAATGAATGTTtcaatttatatgtaaataaattgtcattttctttttgatgactTCCCCAAGCAGAGCACACTCCCTCAGTGTAATCCCTATTTTATTTGTTGACTTGTTTATTCTCTGCCTTCGTCCTCTAGAATAAAAGCTCTATGAAAGCAGATACCTTGTCTGTTAtgtgcctcattttttttttcattcaacacatCTTTTATTGAGAACTAATTAGGCTCTAGGCTCACAATGTGCATGCAACAATCATTTGTGCCTGCCCAcatggagcttacagtccagaaaattcagaaatgtatACATAATTACAATTGTGAGtcatgaaaaaaaagaacagggtgAACAGATTAGGGGATTGAGGAAACCTTTCTGGGACAGTGACATTGGACTTGAAAcctgaaggagagaagagaggagagaaatgggTAGATTCAAGATATACTTTGGATGTTGGTCTGACGGGACTGGATGATGAGAGCAGGCGACAGAGAGAAGTTTTGAGAACTTCTCTGAAAATTTCTGCCTTGAGCAACTGGGTGGAATGGATGAAGGTATCATTTATATAATGGGAAACACCAGGAAATGAGCAATTTCGAAAGGAAGAGATTGATGAAggccaatttatcaatttttttctttggttactCATGCTTTTCATGTCATATCTAAGGATCTATTGCCTAATACAAGCTCATGAAGATTgttacctatgttttcttttaagagttttatgatttgaGGTCCTATATTTAGGCTatcgatccattttgagttagtttttacATATGGTATGAGATATTGGTCCAATTTCTTTTGCCCGTGggtacccagttttcccagcaccatttgttgacgaGACTATTCTTTTGAAGGGAAGagattgagagttcagaattGCACATAGGAGGTCTCTGAGATTCCCATGGGCCATCAGAGTGAATAAATAAGTGTGGGAATCATCAGCAAATAAATGGCATTGAAAAGCAGGGAAGTGGGTGAGACTACCTAGGAAAAGAGTATAGagtgagaagagaggaaaaaagaagaggagagaagagaagagatgagaaGACAGTCCAAGAATGAGCTGTTAGGAAATCCAACACAGAGATCAGATACAGAAGGAGGATCTGGGAAAGCAAACCCCAAAGCAATGTCCAGAGAGAGGAGAAAACCAAGAGTTGTCATGAGGTTGAGAGAGAAGAATATTTCAAAAAGATGAGTTTGGTCAACAGTCAAGTGTTTTTGAGTGGTCAAGCAATATGGAGGCCATCGATGACCTTTACAAGGTCAGTTCTGATGAAGAGATGGAGGTAGAGACTACACTGGAATGGACTTGAAAATAAGAGAAAGTGGAGGGTTACCCTTGTGTACTTGTGACTGAGGGCTGTCTTCACCTCCCTATGGCCTCTTGGACAGGTCATCTATAAACTTATTCCATCTCTCCTCCCACGCCTGCATGAAATCCATTTTGTCAGTTGGCGACAGGGTGCTGTACTTGATAGAGTTTATGGCCAACTGCTTGAGGGTCTTCAGGTCAGCCTTCATGCCCCCGATGCCCATGAAGACCTTGTAGAAATCATAGGACAAGCCTTTGGAGCCAAAGATGCCTGGATCATCAGAGCTGATCACCATGGGGTGCCTGCTGGCCATCAGAGCAGCTGCAGAGTGGTTTCTCATGTCAGACACAAGTTTCAGAACCTGGTCGGAGATGGGACAGACCTCTATGGGAATGTCCTTTTTCCAGAAGTATTCCATGGATGCTGGGTGTTTGCCCAAAGCAAATCCATGGCCAATCCTGGTGGAGTTGAACACTAGGGCATCCAGAAGGATTGTGTCTGCGGAAGTACCCTGCCAGTCTGTCTCTCCAGCATGGAAAAAGTATGATAGTTTAGTGCCTTGCAAGGCTGGTATTAACAAAGCCTCCTGGTAGTCATGCAGGCTATGGCCAGTATCCTCACGCCCCACCAAGTCAAAGCCCACTATTGTCTTGGGAAACTGGGCCCAGAGCTCCATGGCTTCTTTGATGGACTGTGCGATGAGAGACACATCCTTGGTTCTGTGATCTGTATAAATGATTTTCATTCCAACAAATCCACGATGATCTTTGGCAAATTCATAAGCCATGCTCTTGTACGTCTCCACCACCCACTCTCTGCTGTGTACTGTGCCATCCACTTCATACACCTCCACCTATTTCCATGTGTCTTTCCTGCTAAGGCAAACCCACACTCAGTCAAACCATTTTCTACTCCTAGGCTTGGGCTGGTGCAGAAGGAAATCACACACCAGCTTGGACTCCTGCAGAATCTTATCTCCTATGTGCCTCATTATATCTCACATATAAAGCAAATGTATTTAGGTGACTAACAAAGTACCAGGGATAGGAGCCTGTGTGTAATGATTGGTCAGAATCAATCGCTAAATTTTCGGGAGTATTTACAATTTGGTTGTTCAGCCCAGAcactgttaaaaattaaaatatataactacaatttaataaattatattaaaaacaatggTTATTAATATTGAAAACTTATCATTTCCTAATAATTCAActacattttactattatctatgcTCTTGAGGTCATTCATGTCTATTGTATCTGTGTGGTGGAAACtacacatctcttcccaactcctaTTCGGTGACGTCACTTTTGCAGCTTGACATGGGCTATGGTGGGATTACGTTTTGCTATGGGAATCAGAAAATACTGCAAataaggctttttttttgttatgtcATAGAGCATCAACTTTTACTAGCACAGACGGCACTGACCAGGCATTGAGTaggcattcaacaaatagttgctgaatgaataaatccaTCTTTTTTATATCCTGATTACTTTGAGTACTTTTGTTCATGGTCACAATAACTTACTTTTAGAGGATTCTTCTTTTGGCCCAGCCCAAAGCTTATCTTCTTTCACTCCAAAGCTTGGATTTTAGAATGTGGCTTAAATATTTGTTGCTCTTGAAATATCTATCTTTTGCATTTAGTTAATTTAACATAATTAAAGTAATATGTAAACTACTCTGTTCACAAATGCACCTTGTCTCTTGAATGTCTTAATCATTCCTCCCAAGTTTACACTGTTacacatataaaattatataattttactaCTTTAAAAGTACTATACTGTCCTCTCCCTTGCCAGTggaattttcttttgcttctcattCAAAGTAACCCTGGGAATTTATCTAACACAGACTTACAGATATTCATAAACATCTTTCCTATTCATTGCTGAGCAAGTTGAAAAAGCTCTTCAATAATGGTTCAAAAGTAGAAAAACAATGGAGGTTAGGAGGGAGTATAGCCAAGATGGGAGGTGGTATTTGGCTGGGCAAAGGGCATGATAGGGGTGGGATCTCCAGTCCAGAACAAGGAGTAGCAAAATAAGAAGGATGGAAGCAAATGCTTCCTCTTTTGTAGGAAGTGTTCCTTATTTACTTTGTCCAAAATGGACAGGTCTTAATTGGACCATCCAGTTAAGGTACCATCCCTTAACTTAAAAATACGCCTATACTTCATGACTTGAAGGCAAAACGTAATCGTTGAAAATGGTAAAATCAACATTGTGAGATACTAACTTTACTACCTactaatcataaatatttatacccTTTACACATCCAAAAGTGGTATAGTTTTAACAACATGCAGTTTTCACATTGACTATCAGAAATACCTCAAGCATAATTATAAATCCTCAGCAGTGAGTGATGCCTTTTCTTCTCTTATCACCTGATTTTTGCATCTCCTGCCAACCCCTATTTTGCAATGCTTTATGCTAGCCCACAGCCCACAGGTTACCATATAGCATGAGGACTTTTACAATAAATGCATGGAGTGTTATATCTTTCTGCCTGTGGTTGCTCCATGTGCTCCTGATAGTACGAAGACCTGCTGTCTTGAACTCTTTAGAGCTCACCAACTgtatttccctctttttctctgtttctggtTTACATTGCTAATGTACAGTTTCTTTGGAATGCTGCAGATAGAACTTTCATTTAATTCAGAAAAACTCAGCTAATGCCTTTTGCAAAAATGCTGTTTACAAAATGGTCCCTACAAAAACCCAATTTTAGCTGTTGTAGGAAAGGATTGCTAGATTTGTAGGTAAAATATCTGTGCTTAAGTTTATCTGGAAGAGTTTTCCTGTAATTCAGAAGTCTGTGTCTGCTACCTAATTATGACTCTTAAACTCTACCGTGGCTGCAAGAAGTAGGCCCTATCTCCCCCAGGCTTAAAGGCTTTAATTAGATAGGATTTGTACTAAAGTGAGGGAGATGGGACATTGGAGCAAAGATTTGTACAGAAAACAAACAGTTCATGAGCTCTAGCTCAAGATCTGCGCTATCAATCTGCATGACCTCAGAGTCTCTTTAGGTCTCCAGGTTCCTCATCTAAAAGATGAGTGGGTTTGAGCAAATGAACCCTTGGGTCTCTTCAGATTTAACCCTGTATTCCCATGAAGGTGGTAAATTGAAGCAGAATGCCCCCATGCTTGTCAGGGGTCTGCAAACATTTGCTGATACATTCAGTCATATATATGAAGCATCTGCTACTACGTGCCAGACACTCTTCAGGGCATTAGAAATACAGAGGTGGAGAAAAAATCCCTGCCaggtggagcttacattctagtattaataagagctaacatttattttacatgccTGACACTTGACTAACACACCTAATTCTCAAAatactccattttacagatgaggaaactgaggcacatgaAGTTAAGTAGCCTGCCTGATGTCGCACAGCTGTAAGTGATAGTGCTGCAATTTGAATTAGCTCCGCACTGGGGCTCTGGAGCCAGCCAACCCTCCTAACCATTACTTCACACCACCTTTGAAGACCATTTTTATATACAAGTTGCTTGTGAGGTAACTGCTTATAGGTCAGCTGCATTGCATTATTTTGCAACCAATAGCATTCCCAATTGTAAGTGTTAACTCCTAAAAGTATCTGGCAAAAGAAGAATCAAACATTTGGTGTATGCTTGTTTAGAAAATGCTATAAAAGAGGTGGTAGGCAGGCCTACCTTTATGTGTGTACCTTGTTACATACCTTGTTTCCTTTCATCTGCACAACACCCCTTTGAAAcaggcatttttattttccttttacggATATGCTCGCAGAAGTCAGGGAATTTGCTCAGGTGAGAAAGCAGCAGAGTTGGCACACAACCTTGGTCTGTTCAGCTCTAAAGCAAAAGTCCTTTTATTATATCAGGCTACCTCTCTCCACAATGTGCAATGATTGTTACTGTTATTGTTATTCTTAGGTATAAATGCCGCCTATAAGTAATTATTTTATCACTTGCCATTGAGCCAATATAACTCACAATTTGGAATATCATTAAGAAGGGCAGTTTAATATTCATGGCAATGCCAACAGAATTAATAGGCATGACACAATTGACCTCTCTAGTTGAGGGAATCTTCTGGCTCCTCTGCACAGCTGGCCAACAGTCAACACTTTGGCAGTAAAATTCAACCACATGAGCAGTGTTTTTGGCCAGATGCAATGAGCCAGATGGAAGCCCATGAAGGGAGGACAGAAACAGGCCACATAAAACCACtgattaatttcctttctttattaacATAAGTAAtactttcatttctatttatttatttattttgctgaatGTTACTTTAAGCCAATGTCAATTAGGTTAGAGGACAGTTTAGATAATAACACATTTACAATGTAATTGATTACTAATCCATATTGTTCTATATCAAATTacaaattttctttcttcagagaaacattGAGTTGAAGAGAGGATGACAGTAAATCTATTAGAACTTTACCTCTCCTTAGGGAATACCTTCTAGTGTGGTGCTAAGAGGAGCTGGTCAGGAAATTGGAGATAGGAAGGTGACTACTTAGAAAGCCGACTCCAGGACCGACTGCCAGGGTTTGCCTTTCCCCGCCTCCTTTACTACCACGTGACCTTGGACAGGTTTCTCAAACTCTGACTAATTACCGCATCTGTAATACAAAGGTAATCACAGCTCCACCTCCTGGGGTTGTttcagaggattaaatgaaaattaaaaaaaaaaaaaaaatgcatgtataGCACTGTGAGCACAGAGGAAGGGCCCAATAAATATTATCTCTTATCATTCTTACTCCAGGCTTTCTGACCAGGTAAGCCTGTGGTCTCTGGTCCTGAACCTCAAATTCTTCTTCTATTATTTGGTGTTCACTGCACCCATTCTCCCTACTTACTCTACAGAATTAGATAAGAAGATGTTACATAAACTACGGGGCACTAAAAACAAGAGGTATCACATCTATTCCATCACAACAGGCTTTGGATGTTCAAATACAACATGAAAAGATGAGAATGTTCTCAGCCATAATTGATATGGTTAATCTCTTATAGCAACATATGTTCTAACTAAAGTAAGATTTTGGGGCAGATGTAAAATAAAACTTgaattccttccttccacccttcttccctctttccctctctccttttcttccattctttcatctttttgtcATCTGGTTGTTTTTCATACCAGCCTACTGAGTCATTGGCAGCACACATTTTCCTGTCTAAGACTTCGGCTCTAGCCAGTGTTTTCCAGTGAGGATTGAGAGGTTTGATTTGATAATGACTGATATGCTACTACTTCCATTTTAACTGGTCTCTGCTCCTCATTACTATAAAATCCTCAGGTAAGAGTTACTTGAGCATAACTTCCTAAGAGCACAGGAGAAAATTCAAGTTTATCtagggctttttattttttttttaaagcaaagatgGCTTTATCTTTTCATGGCCTCAGtatcatttatgatttttttctccagctGATTGCTAAATCCTCTTCCTTCTACCGTTAATTGATTTCACATGATAAATTTACTGGTCAGTTCTTCTACAAGAGGTACAAGTATGTTCAAGTGTGTTTAAGCAATCACCAATGTGGTCACTCTGCTAAAATGCTGGGGAGGGAAAGAAGTTGAAACTATTGACAAAAATGAGATTTGGCCAATTTTCTGGGAATTTCAGTTATGTATTTCCCATGATCACTCTCTACTAGTTTAAGGGACAAAAAAACTGGACACTGCTTCCTGTCTCTAGTATGCAGGATGCTTTTGGCATCCTCATTGCCCTACCTTGAAATACATACTTGATggctttctcttctattttcacAGCACCCATTCTTATGGCATccatttaaattttgaaacaacAGAAAGCAGAAAGTTTAGTAGTTTGCTCTGGTTGGAAGACAGGGCCATCTCTAGATGAGAAACTTTCTACTCAAAGTTTCCTTGaatattactttaattttaaataataaatctaCATCAAAATACAACTTCCTAGTTTCCTCTTACGGGGTCCTCAGAGTCCATAAGCTCCTTGAATTTTTTTTGCTTCCCagataattttcttccttttttgtgttAGGTACTATGGTTATAACATCAACATAAATTCACtcacattattttcttaaattgaacATGAGCatattgccccccccccccaaaaaaaatagatatgaaaGGTGTGGCTCTAAAGTGATGAGACAGACATTTAAACAAGTATAGCAGAACTCAGCATGACAAATCAGCACTTTGCCCTTCAAAAGTAGCACTTgccttttgtgccagtttgtatatattatgtcccagaagaagccatattctttaacgcaatcttgtgtgggcagacattaatcttttgattgagtgtttccatcgagatgtgactcaatcatctatgggctagacctttgattaaattatctccatggagctATGGACCTCATCCACTCTGGGTGGGTCttatttaaatcactggagtcctataagagagagacattttggtgaagGCTGTTgaaaagctgatgcttggagat
Above is a genomic segment from Choloepus didactylus isolate mChoDid1 chromosome 11, mChoDid1.pri, whole genome shotgun sequence containing:
- the LOC119506524 gene encoding adenosine deaminase 2-like gives rise to the protein MRHIGDKILQESKLVEVYEVDGTVHSREWVVETYKSMAYEFAKDHRGFVGMKIIYTDHRTKDVSLIAQSIKEAMELWAQFPKTIVGFDLVGREDTGHSLHDYQEALLIPALQGTKLSYFFHAGETDWQGTSADTILLDALVFNSTRIGHGFALGKHPASMEYFWKKDIPIEVCPISDQVLKLVSDMRNHSAAALMASRHPMVISSDDPGIFGSKGLSYDFYKVFMGIGGMKADLKTLKQLAINSIKYSTLSPTDKMDFMQAWEERWNKFIDDLSKRP